The following are encoded together in the Xanthobacter autotrophicus Py2 genome:
- a CDS encoding membrane bound O-acyl transferase MBOAT family protein (PFAM: membrane bound O-acyl transferase MBOAT family protein~KEGG: ade:Adeh_2783 membrane bound O-acyl transferase, MBOAT), whose translation MSVPSFEFFLFALVAAGIYNLVPMGVARRLVLLVANFAFLATFATTGYDLIPYAAFLAIGYLFIRGCAPIQTSWAFWFTVGATILLFCWLKKYTFLPEASFLHVVYVQVGLSYVFFRVLHLVVDAHSDERLQKLSLISYLNFTLNFTALVSGPIQRYEDYIDSTETRPRPLDMGVLGEVLERLVVGCFKVWAAAAIVAELQHALEFQVVEATGLFTRILCAAGLAALFPIFLFYNFSGYTDVVIAIARLFRIELPENFNKPFTAASFIDYWNRWHMSLSNWLKTYVYTPLFASIMRNVKNPRLLAYASAVSLFVTFFLIGAWHGRTSEFFFFGFLNGLGVAVNQIYRTILQDKMGRKPYAALSARPLYRFFGRGLTFTWVAFTLLWFWSDWAQLAEIARGIGFGGVVAAALILILASCVALQALVTVDALLRGPKLDGRPLVLSRYARTVFVTVLVMGVVTVQSVMTSPAPDIVYKDF comes from the coding sequence ATGAGCGTCCCTTCCTTTGAGTTCTTCCTGTTCGCGCTGGTCGCGGCCGGGATCTACAATCTCGTCCCCATGGGCGTGGCGCGGCGGCTGGTGCTGCTGGTGGCGAACTTCGCCTTCCTGGCGACCTTTGCCACCACCGGCTACGATCTCATTCCCTATGCCGCGTTCCTCGCCATCGGCTACCTGTTCATCCGCGGTTGCGCGCCGATCCAGACCTCGTGGGCCTTCTGGTTCACGGTGGGCGCGACCATTCTGCTGTTCTGCTGGCTAAAGAAATATACTTTCCTGCCGGAGGCGAGTTTCCTGCACGTGGTCTATGTGCAGGTGGGCCTGTCCTATGTCTTCTTCCGGGTCCTGCACCTGGTGGTGGATGCCCATAGCGATGAACGGCTGCAGAAATTGTCACTCATCTCCTATCTCAATTTCACGCTGAACTTCACTGCCCTCGTGTCCGGCCCGATCCAGCGCTACGAGGATTACATCGACTCCACCGAGACCCGTCCGCGTCCCCTCGACATGGGGGTTCTCGGCGAGGTGCTGGAGCGGTTGGTGGTCGGCTGCTTCAAGGTGTGGGCGGCGGCGGCCATCGTCGCCGAGCTGCAGCACGCGCTCGAATTCCAGGTGGTGGAGGCGACCGGCCTGTTCACGCGCATCCTCTGTGCGGCGGGGCTTGCGGCGCTGTTCCCCATCTTCCTGTTCTACAATTTCTCCGGCTACACCGACGTGGTCATCGCCATCGCCCGGCTGTTCCGCATCGAACTGCCGGAGAATTTCAACAAGCCGTTCACCGCCGCCAGCTTCATCGACTACTGGAACCGCTGGCACATGTCGCTGTCGAACTGGCTGAAGACCTATGTCTACACGCCGCTGTTCGCCTCCATCATGCGCAATGTGAAGAACCCCAGGCTCCTGGCCTATGCCAGCGCGGTATCGCTGTTCGTCACCTTCTTCCTGATCGGCGCCTGGCACGGCCGCACGTCGGAATTCTTCTTCTTCGGCTTCCTGAACGGCCTCGGGGTGGCGGTGAACCAGATCTACCGCACGATCCTGCAGGACAAGATGGGCCGCAAGCCCTATGCGGCGCTTAGCGCCCGCCCGCTCTACCGGTTCTTCGGCCGCGGCCTCACCTTCACCTGGGTGGCTTTCACCCTCCTGTGGTTCTGGTCGGACTGGGCGCAGCTGGCGGAGATCGCGCGCGGCATCGGCTTCGGCGGCGTGGTGGCGGCGGCGCTCATCCTCATCCTTGCCTCCTGCGTCGCGCTGCAGGCCCTGGTGACGGTGGATGCGCTGCTGCGCGGCCCCAAGCTCGACGGCCGGCCGCTGGTGCTGAGCCGCTATGCCCGCACGGTCTTCGTCACCGTGCTGGTGATGGGCGTGGTCACGGTGCAGAGCGTCATGACCTCGCCGGCGCCTGACATCGTCTACAAGGATTTCTAG
- a CDS encoding glutamine synthetase catalytic region (PFAM: glutamine synthetase catalytic region~KEGG: mlo:mll5148 probable glutamine synthetase) translates to MGTPSPSGSDLDEAKAFLARHPDLQAIDIILTDYHGIGRGKTIRRHELEALYSTGRGMPASLFGQDVAGDDVEESGLILTDGGGDQVCWPIPGTLGLLPATGRGQVLVSMYHGDGTPLGVEPRHALGRQVARARAAGFEPMGALELEFYLVDRERDASGRYQPARYALTGRRSLATNTMSVDELDEMSPLFDAIYAGAAELGVPLESLISEYAPGQYELTIRYRDLARATDDVIIAKRLIRATARRFGMEACFMAKPFGDRSGSGMHLHLSLAGAGGANLFADLPSGELSPLMLHAIGGIRATIADTMLVLAPFLNSWRRFASVVYSPVSDTWGVENRTVAVRVPSGSAKGRHFEHRVAGVDANPYLVAAVTLAGALDGIAQRRDPGPPAEGNSYAGARAVHLPRSWLDAIDCFAQSDFAKQALGAELHHSFAAIKRAEWLRLALEVSDAEWALYGFTV, encoded by the coding sequence ATGGGCACGCCTTCTCCCAGCGGCTCGGATCTCGATGAAGCCAAGGCCTTCCTTGCGCGCCATCCGGATCTGCAAGCCATCGACATCATCCTGACCGATTACCACGGCATCGGCCGCGGCAAGACCATCCGGCGCCATGAGCTGGAGGCGCTCTACAGCACCGGCCGGGGCATGCCCGCCTCCTTGTTCGGGCAGGATGTGGCCGGCGACGACGTGGAGGAGAGCGGCCTCATCCTCACCGACGGCGGCGGCGATCAGGTCTGCTGGCCGATCCCCGGCACCCTCGGGCTCCTGCCCGCCACCGGGCGGGGCCAAGTGCTGGTGAGCATGTACCACGGCGACGGCACGCCGCTTGGCGTCGAGCCGCGCCACGCGCTGGGCCGGCAGGTGGCCCGGGCCCGCGCCGCCGGTTTCGAGCCCATGGGGGCGCTGGAGCTGGAATTCTATCTGGTGGACCGGGAGCGCGATGCGAGCGGGCGGTACCAGCCGGCGCGCTATGCCCTCACCGGGCGGCGCTCGCTTGCCACCAACACCATGTCGGTGGACGAGCTGGACGAGATGTCTCCCCTGTTCGACGCCATCTACGCGGGCGCGGCGGAGCTGGGTGTGCCGCTGGAGTCACTCATCTCCGAGTACGCGCCGGGGCAGTATGAGCTGACCATCCGCTATCGCGACCTGGCGCGGGCAACCGACGATGTGATCATCGCCAAGCGGCTGATCCGCGCCACCGCGCGCCGCTTCGGCATGGAAGCCTGCTTCATGGCCAAGCCGTTCGGCGATCGCTCCGGCTCGGGCATGCACCTGCATCTGTCGCTGGCCGGGGCGGGCGGCGCCAATTTGTTCGCGGACCTGCCCTCGGGCGAGCTGAGCCCCCTCATGCTCCACGCCATCGGCGGCATCCGCGCGACCATCGCCGACACCATGCTGGTGCTGGCGCCGTTCCTCAATTCCTGGCGGCGCTTTGCCTCTGTGGTCTATTCCCCGGTCTCGGACACCTGGGGCGTGGAGAACCGGACGGTGGCAGTCCGCGTGCCTTCGGGCAGCGCCAAGGGCCGCCATTTCGAGCACCGGGTGGCGGGGGTGGATGCCAACCCCTATCTGGTGGCGGCGGTGACGCTGGCCGGCGCGCTCGACGGCATCGCGCAGCGCCGCGATCCCGGCCCGCCGGCGGAGGGCAATTCCTATGCGGGCGCGCGGGCGGTCCATCTGCCGCGCAGCTGGCTGGACGCCATCGACTGCTTCGCGCAATCGGACTTCGCAAAGCAGGCGCTGGGGGCGGAGCTACACCACAGCTTCGCCGCCATCAAGCGCGCGGAATGGCTGCGCCTCGCGCTGGAAGTGTCCGATGCCGAGTGGGCGCTTTACGGCTTCACGGTCTGA
- a CDS encoding glutamine amidotransferase class-I (PFAM: glutamine amidotransferase class-I~KEGG: sit:TM1040_1837 glutamine amidotransferase, class I), giving the protein MGKLKDRGMKIGILQTGRAPEDLHEQHGDYDAMFRRLLAGRGFEFVTYPVLDGVFPDSVNDAEGWLITGSRFGVYEPHPWIAPLEDFLRRAYAAGVPLVGICFGHQILAQALGGKVEKFAGGWSVGVERYAVEGLLDDARLVAWHQDQVVEKPADAEVIATSPFCRFAALAYGDRALSFQPHPEFTPAFGADLLKARGKALPEELAAKAAQSLEGETSTPAIADMIEAFLRRGQVGKTVPEAEAEAQTVKP; this is encoded by the coding sequence ATGGGCAAGCTTAAGGACCGCGGCATGAAGATCGGCATCCTGCAAACCGGGCGCGCGCCGGAGGATCTGCACGAGCAGCACGGCGACTACGACGCCATGTTCCGGCGCCTGCTGGCCGGGCGGGGGTTCGAGTTCGTCACCTATCCGGTGCTCGACGGCGTCTTCCCTGACAGCGTGAACGATGCCGAGGGCTGGCTGATCACCGGCTCGCGGTTCGGCGTCTACGAGCCCCATCCGTGGATCGCGCCTCTGGAAGACTTCCTGCGCCGCGCCTATGCGGCCGGCGTACCTCTGGTCGGCATCTGCTTCGGCCACCAGATCTTGGCGCAGGCCCTGGGCGGCAAGGTGGAGAAATTCGCCGGCGGCTGGTCCGTGGGCGTGGAGCGCTATGCGGTGGAAGGCCTGCTGGACGACGCCCGCCTCGTGGCGTGGCACCAGGACCAGGTGGTGGAGAAGCCGGCCGACGCCGAGGTCATCGCCACCTCGCCCTTCTGCCGGTTCGCGGCGCTGGCCTATGGCGACAGGGCGCTGTCGTTCCAGCCCCATCCGGAATTCACCCCGGCCTTCGGCGCCGACCTGCTGAAGGCGCGCGGCAAGGCGCTGCCGGAGGAACTTGCCGCCAAGGCCGCCCAAAGCCTTGAGGGCGAAACCTCCACGCCTGCCATCGCCGACATGATCGAAGCCTTCCTGCGGCGCGGGCAGGTGGGCAAGACTGTGCCTGAGGCCGAAGCCGAAGCTCAGACCGTGAAGCCGTAA
- a CDS encoding ABC transporter related (PFAM: ABC transporter related~SMART: AAA ATPase~KEGG: rpc:RPC_0676 ABC transporter related), protein MLTVEAITSAYGRINVLHEVWLEVKAGEIVALVGSNGAGKTTLLRTLSGVQPARSGRIVFEGEAIERLEPHQRVVRGISQSPEGRQVFGPLSVEDNLRLGAYRRQDAGMRARLDHVFALFPVLAEKRRIAAMSLSGGQQQMLAIGRALMAAPKLLLLDEPSLGLAPLLVDQILAAVRALQAEGITVLLVEQNASAALAIADRGYVLETGRVVMEGSGAALLNDPKVRTAYLGL, encoded by the coding sequence GTGCTCACGGTTGAAGCCATCACCTCCGCCTATGGCCGCATCAACGTGCTGCACGAGGTGTGGCTTGAGGTGAAGGCCGGGGAGATCGTCGCGCTGGTGGGCTCCAACGGCGCCGGCAAGACCACCCTGCTGCGCACCCTCTCCGGTGTGCAGCCGGCGCGCTCGGGCCGCATCGTGTTCGAGGGCGAAGCCATCGAGCGGCTGGAGCCCCACCAGCGGGTGGTGCGCGGCATCTCCCAGTCGCCGGAGGGCCGGCAGGTGTTCGGCCCGCTGAGCGTGGAGGACAATCTGCGGCTCGGCGCCTATCGCCGGCAGGATGCGGGCATGCGGGCGCGGCTCGATCATGTCTTCGCCCTGTTCCCGGTGCTGGCGGAAAAACGCCGGATCGCGGCCATGAGCCTGTCCGGCGGCCAGCAGCAGATGCTGGCCATCGGCCGCGCGCTGATGGCCGCCCCCAAGCTGCTGCTGCTGGACGAGCCCTCGCTTGGTCTTGCCCCGCTGCTGGTGGACCAGATCCTCGCCGCCGTGCGCGCGCTGCAGGCGGAAGGCATCACCGTGCTGCTGGTGGAGCAGAACGCCTCGGCGGCGCTGGCCATCGCCGACCGCGGTTATGTGCTGGAGACCGGCCGGGTGGTGATGGAAGGCTCCGGCGCCGCCCTGCTCAACGATCCCAAGGTACGCACCGCCTATCTCGGCCTGTGA
- a CDS encoding ABC transporter related (PFAM: ABC transporter related~SMART: AAA ATPase~KEGG: rpc:RPC_0677 ABC transporter related) produces MSLLEVRDMGISFGGLRAVDGVSFTVEAGQVFSIIGPNGAGKTTLFNLVTGIYRPSRGKVTLAGADMTGLAPHLLVRRGMARTFQNLQVFFRMSAVENVMVGCHLAERTSFLADLLGLPSVARQNKVTREHALALLGRVGLAHLADASAGALPYGALKRLEIARALAASPKVLLLDEPAAGCNAVETEAIDHLIADIAKAGVGVVLIEHDMKLVMKISDRVLVLAQGRPLAEGPPRVVRENPQVIAAYLGDHGAREADRAHG; encoded by the coding sequence ATGAGCCTCCTAGAAGTCCGCGACATGGGCATCTCCTTCGGCGGCCTGAGGGCGGTGGACGGCGTCTCCTTCACGGTGGAAGCCGGGCAGGTGTTCTCCATCATCGGGCCGAACGGGGCGGGCAAGACCACCCTGTTCAACCTCGTCACCGGCATCTACCGCCCCTCGCGGGGGAAGGTGACGCTGGCCGGCGCGGACATGACCGGCCTTGCCCCGCACCTGCTGGTGCGCCGTGGCATGGCGCGCACCTTCCAGAACCTGCAGGTGTTCTTCCGCATGAGCGCGGTGGAGAACGTGATGGTGGGCTGCCACCTCGCCGAGCGCACCTCCTTCCTCGCCGACCTGCTCGGCCTGCCTTCCGTAGCGCGGCAGAACAAGGTGACGCGCGAGCACGCGCTCGCGCTGCTCGGCCGGGTGGGGCTTGCCCATCTGGCGGATGCCTCCGCCGGCGCCCTGCCTTATGGCGCGCTGAAGCGGCTGGAGATCGCCCGCGCGCTGGCGGCCAGCCCAAAGGTGCTGCTCCTCGACGAGCCCGCCGCCGGCTGCAACGCAGTGGAGACGGAAGCCATCGACCATCTCATCGCCGACATCGCCAAGGCCGGCGTCGGCGTGGTCCTGATCGAGCACGACATGAAGCTGGTGATGAAGATTTCCGACCGCGTGCTGGTGCTGGCCCAGGGCCGCCCGCTGGCGGAAGGTCCGCCGCGCGTGGTGCGCGAGAACCCTCAGGTCATCGCCGCCTATCTCGGCGACCACGGCGCGCGGGAGGCGGATCGTGCTCACGGTTGA
- a CDS encoding inner-membrane translocator (PFAM: inner-membrane translocator~KEGG: rpc:RPC_0678 inner-membrane translocator), which translates to MAATANLSRVLRARLTPLIVLAALMVLVPVLAPSSFHLRVAALVWIFALAALGLTILMGYAGQVSLGHAGFVGIGAYAVAIGPARLGLDPLLCLVLGAVLAGMIAYGVGRPILKLKGYYLAIATLGFGVIVALVLHSEAEITGGPDGMAVSRLSLFGWRVSGALNWYWVTSGALLIGALLALNIAASPTGRALRALHDSEVAAAGAGIDVGAKKLAAFVVAAVYGAVAGGLLAAMNGLITPEAASFSHSIELVAMVIIGGLGSVFGTVVGAAFLVVLPQMLTALQEYEQAVLGLLIMVFMIFLPQGIVPSIRAYILERLP; encoded by the coding sequence ATGGCCGCCACGGCAAATCTTTCCCGCGTGCTGCGGGCCCGCCTCACCCCGCTCATCGTGCTCGCCGCGCTGATGGTGCTGGTGCCGGTGCTGGCGCCCTCCTCCTTCCATCTGCGGGTGGCGGCGCTGGTGTGGATCTTCGCGCTCGCCGCCCTCGGCCTCACCATCCTCATGGGCTATGCGGGACAGGTGAGCCTCGGGCACGCCGGCTTCGTAGGCATCGGCGCCTATGCGGTGGCCATCGGGCCGGCGCGGCTGGGACTCGATCCCCTGCTGTGCCTTGTGCTCGGCGCGGTGCTGGCGGGCATGATCGCCTATGGGGTAGGCCGGCCCATCCTCAAGCTGAAGGGCTATTACCTCGCCATCGCCACGCTGGGCTTCGGCGTCATCGTGGCCCTGGTGCTGCACAGCGAGGCCGAGATCACCGGCGGGCCGGACGGCATGGCGGTGTCGCGCCTGTCCCTGTTCGGCTGGCGTGTGAGCGGGGCGCTGAACTGGTACTGGGTCACGTCCGGCGCGCTGCTGATCGGCGCACTGCTGGCGCTCAACATCGCGGCCAGCCCCACCGGGCGGGCGCTCCGCGCGCTTCACGACAGCGAGGTGGCCGCTGCCGGCGCCGGCATCGATGTGGGCGCCAAGAAGCTCGCCGCCTTCGTCGTGGCGGCGGTCTACGGGGCGGTGGCGGGTGGGCTGCTCGCCGCCATGAACGGGCTGATCACGCCGGAGGCGGCCAGCTTCTCCCATTCCATCGAGCTGGTGGCCATGGTCATCATCGGCGGCCTCGGCTCGGTGTTCGGCACCGTGGTCGGCGCGGCCTTCCTGGTGGTGCTGCCGCAGATGCTCACCGCGCTGCAGGAATATGAGCAGGCGGTGCTGGGCCTGCTCATCATGGTGTTCATGATCTTCCTGCCCCAGGGCATCGTGCCGTCCATCCGCGCCTATATCCTGGAGCGCCTGCCATGA
- a CDS encoding inner-membrane translocator (PFAM: inner-membrane translocator~KEGG: rpa:RPA4020 possible branched-chain amino acid transport system permease protein) yields MSEFLQLVFSGLTVGAIYALIALGFTLIYNASDVINFAQGDFVMIGGMATVFLMSAGLALPVAAFIAVVASVGVGLLLHRFAIEPARGASPVTLIMITIGASIFIKGVAQIVFDKQFHSLPAFSGDAPIPVGGATLLPQSLWVLGTTLGLVVALYLFLEHTLSGKALLATAANRLAARLVGINVTLILAMAFGLSAAIGALAGVVATPITLTRYDIGTLFALKGFAAAMLGGMGNPVGAVVGGLLIGLLETFGAGYVSSTYKDAVAFLMILFVLFFLPRGLFGGRSVERV; encoded by the coding sequence ATGTCCGAATTTCTCCAGCTGGTGTTTTCCGGGCTGACGGTGGGCGCCATCTATGCGCTCATCGCCCTCGGCTTCACCCTCATCTACAACGCCTCCGACGTGATCAACTTCGCCCAGGGCGATTTCGTCATGATCGGCGGCATGGCCACCGTGTTCCTCATGTCGGCCGGCCTCGCCTTGCCGGTGGCGGCCTTCATCGCGGTGGTGGCGTCGGTGGGGGTGGGGCTGCTGCTGCACCGCTTCGCCATCGAGCCGGCGCGCGGCGCCTCGCCGGTGACGCTGATCATGATCACCATCGGCGCCTCCATCTTCATCAAGGGGGTGGCGCAGATCGTGTTCGACAAGCAGTTCCATTCCCTGCCCGCCTTCTCGGGCGATGCCCCGATCCCGGTGGGCGGCGCCACCCTGCTGCCGCAGAGCCTGTGGGTGCTGGGTACCACGCTGGGCCTCGTGGTGGCGCTCTATCTGTTTCTTGAGCACACGCTGTCGGGCAAGGCGCTGCTCGCCACCGCCGCCAACCGGCTCGCGGCCCGCCTCGTGGGCATCAATGTCACGCTCATCCTCGCCATGGCGTTCGGCCTGTCGGCGGCCATCGGCGCGCTGGCCGGCGTGGTGGCCACCCCCATCACCCTGACCCGCTACGACATCGGCACCCTGTTCGCGCTGAAGGGCTTCGCCGCCGCCATGCTGGGCGGCATGGGCAATCCGGTGGGGGCGGTGGTGGGGGGCCTCCTCATCGGCCTGCTGGAGACCTTCGGCGCCGGCTATGTCTCCTCCACCTACAAGGACGCGGTGGCCTTCCTGATGATCCTGTTCGTGCTGTTCTTCCTGCCGCGCGGCCTGTTCGGCGGCCGCAGCGTGGAGCGCGTGTGA
- a CDS encoding Extracellular ligand-binding receptor (PFAM: Extracellular ligand-binding receptor~KEGG: rpc:RPC_0680 extracellular ligand-binding receptor): MDTTARLRPVLRAALAFASFALAPFAPLAAAPALAADPIKIGSVVSATGPSAFLGDPEAKTLKLYVEELNKKGGLLGRPVELVLYDDGGDANKARTFATRLVEDDKVVAMVGGTSTGATMAMIPVFEEAGIPFVSLAGGIEIIEPVRAFVFKTPHTDKTACQKIFEDMKARGITKIGMISGTDGFGKSMRNQCLKVVGGYNITVLADETYGATDSDMTPQLNKIKNTAGVEAVLNPGFGQGPAIVTRNYAQLGLKLPLYQSHGVASKSFIELAGPAAEGVRLPAPAILVGDKLAAEDPQKAVVAGYKASYEKATGQSVSTFGGYGFDGIQLVTQAIDKAKSAEPKKIRDALEATKSYVGVTGVYSFSPTDHLGLGTDSFRMLEIRGGDWTLDAATR, from the coding sequence ATGGATACGACCGCTCGCCTGCGGCCGGTGCTGCGCGCCGCCCTCGCCTTCGCAAGCTTCGCCCTCGCCCCCTTCGCGCCGCTGGCCGCCGCGCCCGCCCTGGCCGCAGACCCCATCAAGATCGGTTCGGTCGTGTCCGCCACCGGCCCGTCCGCCTTCCTCGGCGACCCCGAGGCCAAGACCCTGAAGCTCTATGTGGAGGAGCTGAACAAGAAGGGCGGGCTGCTCGGCCGCCCGGTGGAGCTGGTGCTCTACGACGACGGCGGCGACGCCAACAAGGCGCGCACCTTCGCCACCCGTCTGGTGGAAGACGACAAGGTGGTGGCCATGGTGGGCGGCACCTCCACCGGCGCCACCATGGCCATGATCCCGGTGTTCGAGGAGGCCGGCATCCCCTTCGTGTCGCTGGCCGGCGGCATCGAGATCATCGAGCCGGTGCGCGCCTTCGTCTTCAAGACGCCCCACACCGACAAGACCGCCTGCCAGAAGATCTTCGAGGACATGAAGGCACGCGGCATCACGAAGATCGGCATGATCTCGGGCACCGACGGCTTCGGCAAGTCCATGCGCAACCAATGCCTGAAGGTGGTGGGCGGCTACAACATCACCGTGCTCGCCGACGAGACCTACGGCGCCACCGATTCCGACATGACGCCCCAGCTCAACAAGATCAAGAACACTGCCGGCGTCGAGGCGGTGCTCAATCCCGGCTTCGGCCAGGGACCGGCCATCGTGACCCGCAACTATGCCCAGCTCGGCCTCAAGCTGCCGCTGTACCAGAGCCACGGCGTCGCCTCCAAGAGCTTCATCGAGCTGGCGGGACCGGCGGCGGAAGGCGTGCGGCTGCCTGCCCCCGCCATCCTCGTTGGCGACAAGCTCGCGGCGGAGGACCCCCAGAAAGCGGTGGTCGCCGGCTACAAGGCGTCCTACGAGAAGGCCACGGGCCAGAGCGTCTCCACCTTCGGCGGCTACGGCTTCGACGGCATCCAGCTGGTGACGCAGGCCATCGACAAGGCCAAGTCCGCCGAGCCGAAGAAGATCCGCGACGCGCTGGAAGCCACCAAGTCCTATGTGGGCGTGACCGGCGTCTACAGCTTCTCGCCCACCGACCACCTGGGCCTCGGCACGGACTCGTTCCGCATGCTGGAGATCCGTGGCGGCGACTGGACGCTGGACGCCGCCACGCGCTGA
- a CDS encoding transcriptional regulator, TetR family (PFAM: regulatory protein TetR~KEGG: rpa:RPA3769 probable transcriptional regulator, TetR family): protein MAGAGARPAGRRRAGTGQMARTRAQDYDAKRQVILHKSAELFAQFGYSGTSITMIAEACGASKALLYHYYPDKEAVLFDILSTHLEQLIQAVEAALEAAPEGDRLFAIAAALLEAYRDADAEHQIQIANLKLLPADKQDALRAMERQLVVLMSDAIAQEVPEIGRGPLLKPVTMSAFGMLNWHYLWFREGKGLTRAEYARLVTSLITAGAAGAAAAVAGPEAPLRAEPRVRAIAPAAAPVAAARRRAPPSTAKAGRRKAD, encoded by the coding sequence ATGGCCGGCGCCGGGGCTCGCCCAGCGGGGCGCCGGAGGGCAGGAACAGGACAGATGGCTCGGACCCGCGCGCAGGACTACGACGCAAAACGGCAGGTGATCCTGCACAAGTCGGCGGAGCTGTTCGCCCAGTTCGGCTATTCCGGCACCTCGATCACCATGATCGCGGAGGCGTGCGGCGCCTCCAAGGCGCTGCTCTATCACTATTATCCGGACAAGGAGGCGGTGCTCTTCGACATCCTCTCCACCCATCTGGAGCAGCTCATCCAGGCGGTGGAGGCGGCCCTGGAAGCAGCTCCCGAGGGCGATCGCCTGTTCGCCATCGCCGCCGCCCTGCTTGAAGCCTATCGCGATGCCGATGCCGAGCATCAGATCCAGATTGCCAACCTCAAGCTGCTGCCGGCCGACAAGCAGGACGCGCTGCGGGCCATGGAGCGCCAGCTGGTGGTGCTCATGTCGGACGCCATCGCGCAGGAGGTGCCGGAGATCGGCCGGGGGCCGCTCCTGAAGCCGGTCACCATGTCCGCCTTCGGCATGCTGAACTGGCACTATCTGTGGTTTCGCGAGGGCAAGGGCCTGACCCGCGCCGAATATGCCCGCCTCGTCACCAGCCTGATCACCGCCGGCGCCGCAGGAGCGGCGGCGGCAGTTGCAGGTCCGGAGGCGCCGCTCCGTGCCGAGCCGCGCGTGCGCGCGATCGCGCC